In Miscanthus floridulus cultivar M001 chromosome 5, ASM1932011v1, whole genome shotgun sequence, one genomic interval encodes:
- the LOC136451041 gene encoding LOW QUALITY PROTEIN: DEK domain-containing chromatin-associated protein 1-like (The sequence of the model RefSeq protein was modified relative to this genomic sequence to represent the inferred CDS: inserted 1 base in 1 codon) — MASADAAKPATPPAADPTADDPMDADPAPPAGEEEATPQKQQQQPEKKRGGRRKKGEAAAAAEKKTPPSKKSAGPAVERPSRERKTVERYAELAPRATPAKKSLAIVQGSGTKLKDIPNVSFKLSKRKTDENLQSLHTVLYGRKSNNHFLKRNISQFSGFVWTDNQEKQRNRIKEKLEKFNKEKLLDFCEVLDINVKVTTKKEEVSAKLLEFLESPYVTRDVVLTDKKKGKKRGRKSKATSEGASAEKKRKRVQKQAAEDGKENDDEDDADPAGSENALAGEEADGDSEANDHAVSDDEPDEPPAKKKSTDAKQVKKETGSDAKEKDTPGKKGSTKPAKGASKHSQNSNNEPEVEVKKVXKRAKSSKESVVSPDSNKSNKRVPISKKDDGKETQNNKAARSSNKNKGKGKGGAAAGTAPTTEQLHAVVSSILKEVDFNTATLADILRQLGTHFEMDLMDRKAEVKRIIEEVINSMSDDEGEEDSEDEAEDNGKVEKSKSDPDGGEEK, encoded by the exons ATGGCCTCCGCCGACGCCGCCAAGCCCGCGACCCCGCCCGCCGCGGATCCGACCGCCGACGACCCCATGGACGCCGACCCCGCGCCCCCCGCGGGGGAGGAGGAGGCTACGCcgcagaagcagcagcagcagccggagaAGAAGCGGGGCGGCCGCAGGAAGAAGGGCGAGGCGGCCGCCGCGGCCGAGAAGAAGACGCCGCCGTCCAAGAAGTCGGCCGGCCCCGCGGTCGAGCGCCCGTCCAGGGAGAGGAAGACCGTCGAGAGGTACGCGGAGCTTGCGCCGCGCGCCACGCCCGCCAAGAAGTCCCTCGCTATTGTCCAG GGCTCTGGAACGAAGCTCAAGGACATACCCAATG TTTCATTCAAACTATCAAAGAGAAAGACTGATGAGAATCTCCAGAGCCTTCATACTGTATTGTATGGGAGAAAATCAAAT AACCATTTTTTGAAGAGAAACATATCTCAATTTTCTGGGTTTGTTTGGACAGACAATCAA GAAAAGCAGAGGAACAGAATAAAGGAAAAGCTTGAGAAATTTAACAAGGAGAAGTTGCTAGATTTTTGTGAAGTACTGGACATTAATGTAAAAGTAACTACAAAGAAG GAAGAAGTTTCTGCCAAGCTCTTGGAGTTTTTGGAGTCTCCTTATGTTACCAGGGATGTTGTTCTCACTGATAAAAAG AAGGGGAAGAAACGTGGAAGGAAATCTAAGGCAACTTCTGAAGGTGCTTCTGCAGAGAAG AAAAGGAAAAGAGTCCAGAAACAAGCAGCTGAAGATGGTAAAgagaatgatgatgaggatgatgctgATCCTGCTGGTTCTGAGAATGCATTGGCAGGAGAGGAAGCTGATGGGGACTCTGAGGCAAATGATCATGCTGTGAGTGATGATGAACCTGATGAGCCTCCAGCAAAGAAAAAGTCTACAGATGCTAAACAGGTTAAGAAAGAAACTGGTTCTGATGCAAAGGAAAAGGATACACCAGGAAAAAAGGGTTCAACGAAACCTGCAAAAGGTGCATCAAAGCATTCTCAAAACAGTAACAATGAGCCTGAGGTAGAGGTAAAAAAGG GCAAGAGAGCAAAGAGTTCAAAAGAAAGTGTTGTGTCACCAGATTCAAATAAGTCAAACAAGAGGGTTCCTATATCCAAAAAGGATGATGGAAAAGAAACCCAAAACAATAAAGCTGCCAGGTCATCCAATAAGAATAAAG GAAAAGGCAAGGGTGGTGCAGCTGCTGGGACTGCCCCAACCACTGAACAGCTTCATGCTGTTGTTAGCAGCATTTTGAAGGAAGTTGACTTCAACACA GCAACTTTGGCTGATATTCTCAGACAATTAG GTACCCATTTTGAAATGGACCTCATGGACAGAAAAGCAGAAGTGAAGCGCATCATAGAAGAGGTAATAAATAGTATGTCTGATGATGAAGGTGAGGAAGACTCAGAAGATGAAGCAGAAGACAATGGTAAGGTGGAGAAGTCAAAGAGTGATCCTGATGGAGGTGAAGAGAAGTGA